In Desulfosoma caldarium, the following are encoded in one genomic region:
- a CDS encoding Hsp70 family protein → MLHSPFIVGIDLGTTHSVLAWTAEETVAHGNQDIRIAPIPQVVAPGEVKPRPLLPSFLFLPGSHDVPAGSLALPWSSDPGWVVGQFARERGSELPNRLVSSAKSWLCHTGVDRTAPILPWDSPKDVRKVSPVDASALYLRHLRDAWNHVMARDNPDHLLEHQDVYLTVPASFDAVARELTVQAARAAGLEHITLLEEPQAAVYAWLAVHNDTWRDILHVGDVILVCDVGGGTTDFSLIEVIEEDGALGLRRIAVGNHLLLGGDNMDLALAHGVRAKLAASGTTLDAWQFRGLWHQCRHAKEKLLSQPALDSVPLTILGRGTSLIASTLRTELTRNELEQILLDGFFPDCPLDAQPGASTKVGVREMGLPYESDPAVTRHLAAFLSRHLHGPGMNAPKAPTHVLFNGGVMKPDLVRHRVLNILARWYPSAPPQELPGQDLDLAVAKGAVAYGQVRRGRGLRIRAGASRSYYIGIESALPAVPGVPTPVKALCVVPFGLEEGSTLSVQDRDFGLVVGEPAVFPLLASTTRKEDPAGEVVEDWAGEITEVVTVETELTPTETEAGGTIVPVRLEATFTEIGVLELWCVHRDDPERRWKLQFNLRESSHSS, encoded by the coding sequence TTGCTGCATTCGCCTTTCATTGTGGGCATCGACCTTGGCACCACCCATTCAGTCCTGGCATGGACGGCAGAAGAGACCGTCGCCCACGGAAATCAAGACATTCGTATCGCGCCCATTCCCCAAGTGGTGGCGCCCGGCGAAGTGAAGCCGCGGCCGCTTCTGCCGTCCTTTCTATTCCTGCCGGGCTCTCACGACGTGCCAGCCGGCAGTTTGGCTCTGCCTTGGTCCAGCGATCCCGGTTGGGTCGTGGGCCAATTCGCTCGAGAACGGGGTTCCGAACTTCCCAACCGCTTGGTCTCTTCGGCCAAATCCTGGCTGTGCCACACGGGAGTGGACCGGACGGCCCCCATTCTTCCGTGGGACAGCCCCAAGGATGTGCGCAAGGTGTCGCCTGTGGACGCCTCCGCCCTGTACCTTCGGCATCTCAGAGACGCCTGGAACCACGTGATGGCCCGTGACAACCCGGACCATCTTTTGGAACATCAGGACGTGTACTTGACCGTGCCGGCCTCCTTTGATGCCGTCGCCCGGGAACTTACGGTGCAAGCCGCCCGCGCCGCCGGCCTGGAACACATCACCCTGCTGGAAGAACCACAGGCGGCCGTCTACGCGTGGCTTGCGGTCCACAATGATACCTGGCGAGATATTCTTCACGTCGGGGACGTGATTTTGGTCTGCGATGTGGGAGGTGGCACCACAGACTTCAGCCTCATTGAAGTCATTGAAGAGGACGGTGCTTTGGGGCTTCGGCGCATCGCCGTGGGCAACCATTTGCTCTTGGGCGGCGACAACATGGATCTGGCTCTGGCTCACGGAGTGCGAGCCAAACTGGCCGCCTCGGGCACGACGCTGGACGCTTGGCAGTTTCGCGGTCTGTGGCATCAGTGCCGCCACGCCAAGGAAAAACTCTTGAGCCAACCAGCCCTGGACAGTGTGCCTTTGACCATACTGGGCCGAGGCACCTCGCTCATCGCAAGCACCCTGCGCACGGAACTCACCCGCAACGAACTGGAACAGATTCTTCTGGACGGCTTTTTCCCAGACTGCCCCCTAGATGCGCAGCCCGGGGCATCCACCAAGGTTGGTGTGCGGGAAATGGGGTTGCCTTACGAATCCGACCCGGCCGTCACGCGGCATCTGGCCGCCTTTTTGTCCCGCCATCTTCATGGGCCGGGCATGAACGCGCCCAAGGCGCCCACCCATGTGTTGTTCAACGGAGGGGTCATGAAACCCGATCTAGTGCGCCATCGCGTTCTGAACATCCTGGCGCGCTGGTACCCATCCGCACCGCCTCAGGAATTACCCGGGCAAGACTTGGACCTGGCCGTGGCCAAGGGCGCGGTCGCGTACGGACAGGTGCGCCGAGGTCGAGGTTTGCGCATTCGCGCCGGGGCCTCACGAAGCTATTACATTGGCATTGAATCGGCCTTGCCGGCGGTGCCCGGCGTGCCCACGCCGGTCAAGGCCTTGTGCGTGGTCCCCTTTGGCTTGGAAGAGGGTAGCACCCTGAGCGTGCAAGATCGAGACTTCGGCCTTGTGGTGGGTGAACCGGCCGTGTTTCCTCTGCTGGCCTCTACCACGCGCAAGGAAGATCCTGCCGGCGAAGTGGTAGAAGACTGGGCTGGAGAAATCACCGAAGTGGTCACCGTGGAAACAGAGCTCACGCCGACGGAAACCGAAGCGGGCGGCACCATCGTGCCCGTGAGGCTGGAAGCCACCTTTACGGAAATTGGCGTGCTGGAACTGTGGTGTGTGCACCGCGACGACCCCGAACGCCGCTGGAAACTTCAGTTCAACCTGCGAGAGTCTAGTCATTCCTCATGA
- a CDS encoding Hsp70 family protein, with amino-acid sequence MMMEPISSRYVVGIDLGTTNSAMAYVDCRRADQERLSAAIRIFSVPQLVAPGETARRPLLPSFLYLPGSYDLPAGATALPWDPSRPYAVGEFAREQGALVPGRLVSSAKSWLCHAAVDRQAPILPWGAARDIPRMSPVEASARYLQHLREAWNHVMAQGPEDEENLLEEQLVILTVPASFDEVARELTVEAASQAGLKKVVLLEEPLAAFYAWLAAHEDSWEHQVQPQQLVLVCDVGGGTTDFTAIAVRSGRSGLRFDRLAVGEHLMLGGDNMDLTLARRLEMNLLGAPGKLDAQRWHQLCHGCRQAKEALLSEKAGKDRFDVTIMGTGGKLIAGTLKGTLTRDDVFQWILEGFFPPVSYHENPQESRRSGITEFGLPYVQDPAVTRHLAAFWRRHEQLLRQQTGRSAPYPDFILFNGGALSPAKIRWRLREVLGQWFHDRAEPGWMPKELDNPRPDLAVAVGAAYYGLVRTGSGVRVGAGTPRTYYLMVAGENLETDADPDTTPTHRAVCLMPRGTEEGYESVLQKPTFAVLTNQPASFQIFSSHTRLGDAQGDLVTLSPEEVTELPPIRTALRFGKRSTAQQVPVQIAIKLTEVGTLELWCRSLHTPHQWRLRFDVRRQGSETPPPSNFSAETVEEAVVHKARDIIAATFSKVLGPGVSEGNPEKLTKDLCDLLEMPRHKWSTSLIRTLADELLEHREGRALSPAHEARWLNLLGYCLRPGYGDPVDEWRLQEVWKMYPQGLRFPRKVQCRVEWWIFWRRVAGGLSAGRQWHIAQQVVPLLADEEPRKKSKKKSGLRLLPQEMHEVWMALANFERLSTDVKETLGNAVLKRILVRRPTPQLLWVFTRIAARTPLYGPADRVLSPQVVTPWIERILVAHPAVTEPVAQMVVHVARKTGDRARDVAEEVLERIERWLDGLGASAEVYRDRLRNPDSALRPEEESWLFGEALPLGLRLWTPEAESSDTSP; translated from the coding sequence ATGATGATGGAACCTATTTCGTCCCGATACGTGGTGGGCATCGACCTGGGTACCACCAATTCGGCTATGGCCTACGTGGACTGCAGGCGGGCCGACCAGGAACGGCTTTCTGCGGCCATTCGCATCTTTTCCGTACCTCAGCTGGTGGCTCCCGGAGAAACGGCCAGAAGGCCTTTGCTTCCGTCTTTTCTGTACCTTCCGGGGTCCTATGATCTTCCGGCCGGGGCCACGGCGCTGCCGTGGGATCCGTCCCGGCCGTATGCCGTAGGTGAGTTCGCTCGAGAGCAAGGGGCCTTGGTTCCAGGCCGCCTGGTCTCTTCCGCCAAATCTTGGTTGTGCCATGCCGCCGTGGACCGGCAGGCTCCCATTTTGCCGTGGGGAGCGGCCCGAGACATTCCGCGAATGTCCCCTGTGGAAGCGTCTGCACGGTACTTGCAGCACCTGAGAGAAGCCTGGAATCACGTCATGGCGCAAGGGCCCGAGGACGAAGAAAACCTTTTGGAAGAACAACTGGTCATCCTCACCGTGCCCGCTTCCTTTGACGAAGTGGCCCGGGAACTCACCGTGGAAGCCGCTTCTCAAGCCGGCCTGAAAAAAGTGGTGCTTCTGGAAGAACCTTTGGCTGCCTTTTACGCCTGGCTGGCCGCCCATGAAGATTCCTGGGAACACCAGGTGCAACCACAGCAACTGGTGCTGGTCTGTGACGTGGGAGGCGGCACCACCGACTTTACGGCTATCGCCGTGCGTTCCGGCCGTTCTGGGCTTCGCTTCGACCGGCTCGCCGTTGGCGAGCACCTCATGCTGGGCGGCGATAATATGGACCTCACCCTGGCCCGCCGCCTGGAAATGAATCTTTTGGGCGCGCCGGGCAAACTGGACGCCCAGCGTTGGCATCAGCTGTGCCATGGCTGTCGACAGGCCAAGGAAGCGCTCCTTTCTGAAAAGGCCGGCAAAGACCGCTTCGATGTCACCATCATGGGCACGGGAGGCAAACTCATTGCCGGCACGCTGAAAGGCACCCTCACCCGCGACGACGTGTTTCAGTGGATTTTGGAAGGCTTTTTTCCGCCGGTGTCCTACCATGAAAACCCTCAGGAAAGCCGACGATCCGGCATCACCGAATTCGGCTTGCCCTACGTGCAAGACCCGGCCGTGACACGGCACCTTGCGGCCTTCTGGAGGCGCCATGAACAACTGCTGCGCCAACAGACGGGCCGCAGCGCCCCATATCCGGACTTTATTCTCTTTAACGGCGGCGCCTTGAGCCCGGCAAAGATTCGATGGCGCCTTCGAGAAGTCTTGGGCCAATGGTTTCACGATCGAGCCGAGCCGGGCTGGATGCCGAAAGAACTGGACAATCCTCGGCCGGATCTGGCCGTGGCCGTGGGGGCCGCCTATTACGGGCTGGTGCGCACGGGATCTGGCGTTCGCGTCGGGGCCGGCACGCCACGAACCTATTACCTTATGGTGGCGGGTGAGAATCTCGAGACCGACGCCGACCCGGATACGACGCCGACGCATCGTGCCGTGTGCCTTATGCCTCGAGGCACAGAAGAGGGGTATGAAAGCGTGCTGCAAAAGCCCACCTTTGCCGTGCTCACCAATCAGCCCGCCAGCTTTCAGATTTTCAGTTCTCACACGCGCCTGGGTGACGCTCAAGGAGACCTGGTCACCTTGAGTCCAGAAGAGGTCACGGAACTTCCGCCCATTCGCACGGCCCTGCGTTTCGGCAAACGTAGCACCGCACAGCAGGTTCCCGTGCAAATTGCCATCAAACTCACCGAAGTGGGTACCCTGGAATTGTGGTGCCGGTCCCTGCACACGCCCCATCAGTGGCGGCTGCGCTTTGACGTGCGCCGCCAGGGTTCAGAGACCCCGCCGCCCTCAAATTTTTCAGCGGAAACCGTTGAAGAAGCCGTGGTGCACAAAGCCAGAGACATAATCGCCGCCACCTTTTCTAAGGTTCTGGGACCTGGAGTTTCTGAGGGCAACCCGGAAAAGCTCACCAAGGATCTGTGCGACCTTTTGGAAATGCCGCGACACAAATGGTCCACAAGCCTCATTCGTACCTTGGCCGATGAGCTGCTGGAACATCGAGAGGGTCGCGCCCTGAGTCCGGCCCATGAAGCGCGCTGGCTGAATCTTTTGGGCTACTGCCTACGGCCGGGCTACGGTGATCCTGTAGATGAGTGGCGCCTGCAGGAAGTGTGGAAGATGTATCCGCAGGGGTTGCGCTTTCCGCGCAAGGTGCAATGCCGTGTGGAATGGTGGATTTTTTGGCGGCGAGTGGCCGGGGGGCTTTCTGCAGGGCGCCAGTGGCACATCGCCCAGCAAGTTGTCCCCCTACTTGCCGACGAAGAACCGCGCAAAAAATCCAAGAAAAAATCCGGCCTGCGCCTGCTTCCTCAGGAAATGCACGAAGTCTGGATGGCTTTGGCCAATTTTGAAAGGCTTTCCACCGATGTCAAGGAAACTCTTGGAAACGCCGTATTGAAGCGGATCCTTGTGCGGCGCCCGACCCCTCAGCTCCTGTGGGTCTTCACGCGGATCGCGGCACGCACGCCCCTTTACGGCCCCGCAGACCGCGTGCTCTCGCCTCAGGTCGTGACCCCATGGATCGAGCGCATCCTCGTGGCTCATCCCGCGGTCACGGAACCCGTAGCCCAGATGGTGGTCCATGTGGCCAGGAAAACTGGGGATCGTGCTCGGGATGTTGCGGAAGAGGTTCTCGAACGCATCGAGCGATGGCTGGATGGGCTAGGAGCAAGTGCGGAAGTGTACCGGGATCGGCTGCGCAACCCCGACAGCGCCCTTCGACCCGAAGAGGAAAGCTGGCTGTTCGGAGAGGCCCTGCCCCTGGGGCTTCGCCTTTGGACACCAGAAGCCGAATCGTCCGACACATCCCCCTAA
- a CDS encoding ABC transporter permease, translated as MKHSENRLGPRLVRFGTAVAFLAFSWWAVSKGFRGGQVLPGPAQAAGTFLQALATKAFWDHFLASALRVILSMTAAWAVAFPLGIFMGSHKTVDAWLAPLVFLTFPVPKIVFLPVVLLLFGLGDFSKVFLIALIVGYQVLVAVRDGVSSLNPKYVDSVKTLGAGPWPLFRHVFLPAALPHGFTALRLGTGTGIAVLFFVESFATSRGLGYLIMDAWGRLDYRGMVVGILGMSFLGAALFEIIEALEKVLCRWQGARQRS; from the coding sequence ATGAAGCATTCTGAAAATCGTCTCGGGCCGCGTCTGGTGCGCTTCGGCACAGCGGTGGCTTTTCTGGCCTTTTCCTGGTGGGCCGTCTCCAAAGGGTTTCGGGGCGGACAGGTGCTTCCTGGACCGGCTCAGGCCGCCGGCACCTTTTTGCAAGCCCTGGCGACCAAAGCCTTCTGGGACCATTTTCTCGCCAGCGCGCTTCGCGTCATCCTTTCCATGACGGCCGCCTGGGCCGTCGCATTCCCACTGGGCATTTTCATGGGAAGCCACAAAACCGTAGATGCCTGGCTGGCCCCACTGGTTTTCCTCACCTTTCCCGTTCCCAAGATCGTCTTCCTGCCTGTGGTGTTGCTCCTTTTCGGCTTGGGAGATTTTTCTAAGGTTTTCCTCATCGCCCTCATCGTGGGCTACCAGGTGCTCGTGGCCGTTCGCGATGGAGTGAGCAGCCTCAACCCCAAATACGTGGATTCGGTCAAAACCCTGGGAGCCGGCCCGTGGCCTCTTTTTCGGCATGTGTTTCTCCCGGCCGCCTTGCCTCACGGCTTTACGGCACTGCGTCTCGGCACGGGCACGGGAATCGCCGTGTTGTTTTTTGTAGAATCCTTTGCCACGTCCCGTGGCCTAGGCTACCTCATCATGGACGCCTGGGGGCGGTTGGATTACCGGGGCATGGTCGTGGGAATTTTGGGCATGAGCTTTCTCGGGGCGGCTCTTTTTGAAATCATCGAAGCCCTGGAAAAGGTTTTGTGTCGGTGGCAAGGCGCCCGACAACGCTCCTGA
- a CDS encoding ABC transporter ATP-binding protein, with product MEFHTVNSDAVLEAQNLVKSYPQRGPVLSGVSLRLGRDDTYAVVGPSGCGKSTLLYLLCGLTVPDTGTVTYGGRLVDRPRHDIAVVLQDYGLLPWKTVWHNVVLGLTIQGISKPERSRRAWAWLERLGLKGRERCFPAQLSGGEQQRVALARALATEPGVLLLDEPFSSLDAITRERLQLTLLEMWRRVRVPYVLVTHSVDEAVFLGKKIGIMAGSPARFTTVVDNPHFGNPQGRNDPAFYATVQQVRAALDQAVQGNGAP from the coding sequence GTGGAGTTCCACACCGTGAATTCCGATGCGGTTCTGGAAGCGCAGAATCTTGTGAAGAGCTACCCTCAGCGAGGACCGGTGCTTTCCGGGGTTTCCTTGCGCTTGGGACGGGACGACACTTACGCCGTGGTAGGCCCCTCGGGGTGCGGCAAGAGCACGTTATTGTACCTGTTGTGCGGGTTAACCGTGCCCGATACCGGAACCGTCACCTATGGGGGACGTCTCGTGGACCGGCCGCGGCACGACATCGCCGTGGTGCTTCAGGACTACGGCCTTCTTCCGTGGAAGACCGTCTGGCATAACGTCGTTCTCGGCTTGACCATTCAAGGCATCTCGAAGCCCGAACGCTCTCGGCGCGCCTGGGCGTGGCTGGAACGCCTGGGGCTCAAAGGCCGGGAGCGATGTTTTCCGGCACAGTTGAGCGGCGGGGAACAACAGCGCGTGGCGTTGGCTCGAGCCCTTGCCACCGAACCCGGAGTGCTGCTCTTGGATGAACCGTTTTCGTCCCTGGATGCCATCACGCGGGAACGGCTGCAGCTCACCCTTTTGGAGATGTGGCGGCGTGTGCGCGTGCCTTATGTGCTGGTGACTCACAGTGTGGATGAGGCGGTGTTCCTCGGGAAAAAAATCGGCATCATGGCCGGATCGCCGGCACGGTTTACCACCGTCGTGGACAACCCGCACTTCGGCAATCCACAGGGTCGAAACGATCCCGCCTTTTATGCAACGGTGCAGCAGGTGCGCGCCGCTTTGGACCAAGCGGTCCAGGGGAATGGCGCGCCATGA
- a CDS encoding ABC transporter substrate-binding protein has translation MKIMEPAAPSSTDRSRVRMDTPLGLFTWGLLLSVLACGMVVPSGNAAEKPLRLGILPVLDTLPLQVAATEGYFSKHGLTVELVTFDSALERDAAMQAGQLEGYFGDMVNTVLMVRSGIPLRMVTVAYASRPGQRQFALVGRPGLDTPSLDAMTSGTVGLSNATIMEYLLDLMEERGLVPPGRFERLEVKKIPVRMQMLLGGRLDLAILPEPLVTLAVSQGARVYVTDENLHVPLTVVGLLQRLLTDSSKTGERFLLAYREALAALAKDSEKYRPLMATSCRIPDQVAATFRIPVFPEAGVPPKPDVERLLAWMRTRGLVSQALSAKDLVWSSTP, from the coding sequence ATGAAGATCATGGAACCCGCCGCGCCCTCGTCGACGGATCGATCTCGGGTACGCATGGACACCCCTCTTGGCCTTTTCACTTGGGGACTCCTTCTCAGCGTTCTGGCTTGCGGCATGGTCGTTCCTTCGGGAAACGCGGCAGAAAAGCCCTTGCGCCTTGGCATTCTTCCCGTTTTGGACACGCTGCCTCTTCAGGTGGCGGCCACGGAAGGCTATTTTTCCAAGCATGGACTCACGGTGGAACTGGTCACCTTTGACAGCGCGTTGGAACGAGACGCCGCCATGCAAGCGGGACAGCTTGAAGGCTACTTCGGCGACATGGTCAATACCGTGCTCATGGTTCGAAGCGGGATTCCCTTACGCATGGTCACCGTAGCCTATGCCAGTCGACCGGGTCAGAGGCAGTTTGCCTTGGTGGGCCGCCCGGGCCTGGACACACCGTCCTTGGATGCCATGACCTCGGGAACCGTTGGCCTCTCCAACGCCACCATCATGGAATATCTTTTGGACCTCATGGAAGAGCGCGGCCTCGTGCCTCCGGGCCGCTTTGAACGCCTGGAAGTGAAAAAGATACCCGTGCGCATGCAAATGCTTCTTGGAGGCCGCCTGGATTTGGCCATTCTTCCGGAACCCCTGGTCACCCTTGCCGTATCGCAAGGGGCGCGCGTTTACGTGACGGACGAAAACCTTCATGTGCCGCTCACCGTCGTGGGCCTGCTGCAGCGGCTGCTCACCGATTCATCCAAAACGGGCGAGAGGTTTTTGCTCGCTTACCGGGAAGCTCTGGCGGCCCTAGCCAAGGATTCCGAAAAGTACCGGCCGCTCATGGCCACATCCTGCCGTATTCCGGACCAGGTGGCGGCCACGTTTCGCATTCCTGTTTTTCCCGAAGCCGGTGTGCCGCCGAAACCGGATGTGGAACGGCTTTTGGCTTGGATGCGGACTCGAGGGCTGGTGTCCCAGGCCTTGAGCGCTAAGGATCTCGTGTGGAGTTCCACACCGTGA
- a CDS encoding YkgJ family cysteine cluster protein gives MPMNPSFRQLFVDFVAARRHVRAAAFDAHQHAHPSCAEAPPFGDASTNRWHALHKSLQRLLQWPGASTHADFLTKALLDPYFPAEMIQRTLFSHVTGMRFYIDKNRPELQPLLLRDLAQFAEAFLQIRQDLSQLTSLSPAGIPLDGRSFPKPSGQWCRLCGTCCEIGGVPAVAPPGVVYPLHWRALLEGTRLDNQQLCPFLFQSPGSMHHFCSIHRIKPVPCSAFDAEDCRARQRDGPLHQPPP, from the coding sequence ATGCCCATGAATCCATCGTTTCGACAACTCTTTGTGGATTTTGTGGCCGCGCGCCGTCATGTCCGGGCGGCCGCCTTCGATGCCCATCAACATGCCCACCCATCGTGCGCCGAAGCCCCTCCATTCGGTGACGCTTCGACGAACCGCTGGCACGCCTTGCACAAATCGCTGCAGCGACTCCTTCAATGGCCCGGCGCCTCTACGCATGCGGACTTCCTCACCAAGGCGCTTCTGGACCCATACTTTCCTGCCGAAATGATTCAAAGAACACTCTTCAGTCATGTCACCGGCATGCGATTTTATATCGACAAGAATCGACCCGAACTCCAACCCCTACTCCTCAGGGACCTAGCCCAATTTGCCGAAGCCTTTCTTCAGATTCGACAGGACCTCTCTCAACTTACCTCCCTTTCTCCGGCTGGCATTCCCCTGGACGGCCGAAGTTTTCCAAAACCTTCGGGCCAGTGGTGTCGCCTGTGCGGAACATGCTGCGAAATCGGGGGTGTGCCCGCCGTTGCGCCGCCGGGAGTGGTGTATCCACTTCATTGGCGCGCGCTTCTGGAAGGCACACGACTGGACAATCAGCAGCTGTGCCCCTTTCTTTTTCAGTCCCCTGGATCCATGCACCACTTTTGTTCCATTCATCGCATCAAGCCCGTCCCCTGCAGCGCCTTTGACGCCGAAGATTGCCGTGCTCGACAACGCGACGGCCCCCTTCACCAGCCACCACCATAA
- a CDS encoding enoyl-CoA hydratase: protein MADVFLEKSGPIAHLVLNSPETRNALSLSVIHSLMEHLEALAGDVDVRVVILRGEGPAFCAGHNLKDMVADGADIHTYRELFSTCSQMMLKIHTLPQPVIAQVHGIATAAGCQLVAACDLAVAETEAQFATPGVKIGLFCSTPMVPLVRLIGRRRALEMLMTGRFVSAQEALEWGLVNRVVPKDQLAKAAMELAEEIAQFSRYTLAFGKDAFYRQVDLDETAAYSFAKEAIAINCLHRDAQEGMRAFVEKRAPVWRHTASGVTS, encoded by the coding sequence ATGGCTGATGTGTTTTTGGAAAAATCCGGTCCCATTGCTCACTTGGTGCTCAACAGTCCGGAAACGCGCAATGCCTTGTCGCTGTCCGTCATTCACAGCCTCATGGAGCATCTCGAGGCGCTGGCGGGTGATGTGGATGTCAGAGTCGTGATTCTGCGCGGTGAAGGTCCAGCCTTTTGTGCCGGTCACAACCTCAAGGACATGGTGGCCGATGGCGCCGACATTCACACGTATCGGGAACTGTTTTCCACCTGTTCTCAAATGATGCTGAAAATTCATACGCTGCCCCAGCCCGTCATTGCCCAGGTGCACGGCATCGCCACCGCGGCGGGATGCCAATTGGTGGCCGCGTGCGATCTGGCCGTTGCGGAAACCGAGGCGCAATTTGCCACGCCGGGCGTCAAAATCGGTTTGTTTTGCAGCACGCCCATGGTGCCGTTGGTACGGCTCATCGGCCGGCGCCGAGCCCTGGAAATGCTCATGACGGGCCGGTTCGTCTCCGCGCAGGAAGCCCTGGAATGGGGCCTGGTGAATCGCGTGGTCCCCAAGGACCAACTGGCCAAAGCCGCCATGGAGTTGGCAGAAGAAATTGCCCAATTTAGCCGCTACACATTGGCCTTTGGCAAAGACGCCTTTTACCGGCAGGTGGACTTGGACGAAACGGCGGCCTACAGTTTCGCCAAGGAAGCCATTGCCATTAATTGCCTGCATCGAGATGCGCAGGAAGGCATGCGCGCCTTTGTGGAAAAACGGGCACCTGTTTGGCGCCACACAGCATCCGGGGTCACATCTTGA
- a CDS encoding DegT/DnrJ/EryC1/StrS family aminotransferase yields the protein MDFIDLKSQQHRLRPLLEERIGAVLDHGQYILGPEVQELETTLAQYVGTRHAIGCASGTDALLMLLMALDVGPGHLVLTTPFTFIATAEVIAFLGAVPVFVDIDPETFNLDPDKVRLALEALKRGDRSLHPLPHGALTASVRGIIAVDLFGVPADYAELETIAHEEGLFVLEDAAQSFGASVHGVPACRFGHGAATSFFPAKPLGGYGDGGMCFTNDDAMAEKLRSLRVHGQGSHRYEHVRLGVNSRLDTLQAAILLAKWTVFQEECRRRQDVAARYIALLEEIRPDLVVQRVPQGVVSAWAQFSLLAPSPEERDAMRKRLQKAGIPTAVYYPVPLHRQPAFAYLGYRVGDFPVSEDLAGRIVSLPMHPHLEPEVQEHIVQSL from the coding sequence ATGGACTTTATCGACCTCAAAAGCCAACAGCACCGCCTGCGCCCTCTGCTTGAAGAACGCATCGGCGCGGTTTTGGATCACGGCCAGTATATCCTCGGCCCCGAAGTTCAGGAACTGGAAACCACTTTGGCTCAGTACGTGGGAACGCGTCACGCCATCGGCTGTGCTTCCGGCACCGACGCCTTGCTCATGCTGCTGATGGCCCTGGACGTGGGTCCCGGCCACCTGGTGCTGACCACCCCTTTCACGTTCATTGCCACAGCGGAAGTGATTGCCTTTCTTGGCGCGGTTCCCGTCTTTGTGGACATTGACCCGGAAACCTTTAACCTCGACCCCGACAAGGTGCGGTTGGCCTTAGAAGCCTTGAAACGAGGCGACCGGTCCCTGCACCCTCTGCCCCATGGCGCCCTGACGGCTTCTGTGCGCGGCATCATCGCCGTGGATCTTTTTGGGGTCCCGGCGGATTACGCCGAACTGGAAACCATAGCCCATGAGGAAGGGCTTTTTGTCCTGGAAGATGCAGCCCAATCTTTTGGAGCATCCGTGCACGGTGTTCCGGCCTGCCGATTCGGCCATGGGGCGGCCACATCCTTTTTCCCTGCCAAGCCTTTGGGAGGCTACGGCGATGGAGGTATGTGCTTCACCAATGACGATGCCATGGCCGAAAAACTGCGATCTCTTCGTGTACACGGTCAGGGAAGCCATCGGTATGAACACGTGCGTCTGGGCGTGAACAGCCGGTTGGATACGCTGCAGGCCGCCATCCTCTTGGCCAAATGGACCGTTTTTCAAGAGGAATGCCGGCGCCGTCAGGACGTGGCGGCCCGCTACATCGCGCTCTTGGAAGAAATTCGGCCGGACCTTGTGGTCCAGCGCGTGCCCCAGGGCGTGGTCTCCGCCTGGGCCCAGTTTTCGCTTCTGGCGCCATCGCCCGAAGAACGGGATGCCATGCGAAAGCGACTGCAGAAGGCGGGCATACCCACGGCGGTCTATTACCCTGTGCCCCTGCATCGGCAACCGGCCTTTGCCTATCTGGGGTATCGGGTTGGCGATTTTCCCGTAAGTGAAGATCTGGCAGGGCGCATTGTGAGCCTTCCCATGCACCCGCACCTGGAACCCGAGGTGCAGGAACACATCGTTCAAAGCCTGTGA